From Topomyia yanbarensis strain Yona2022 chromosome 1, ASM3024719v1, whole genome shotgun sequence, one genomic window encodes:
- the LOC131677448 gene encoding beta-alanyl-bioamine nonribosomal peptide synthetase ebony gives MGTLPQLAIVKGQQRSLIPALLHRTIEANVDRFCGTDTALIFNDDIHGRIKTNYNVLNSTANRLAVAAIDEISKRGKPQPNGDGDYIIAVCMHPTDRLVSTLLAIWKAGAAYLPLDPTFPPNRIEHILKESQPALVIYEDYDNVAVFGDTPAVWYPTLRKKASDMSNGNILPAQMLGAGNNELALVLYTSGSTGVPKGVRLNHATILNRLQWQWSRFPYSETEKVGVFKTALTFVDSVTEIWGPLLNGMPIVVVPKKITNNPEQLVELLEEYRIERLVLVPTLLRSLLLYLPMQKKKLLYNLRIWVCSGEPLQISLAKEFFNYFEEGVHQLCNFYGSTEVMGDVTYFVCESRKQLSNFEKVPIGYPLDNTVIYVLDGKLEPVKPGDIGELFVSGLNLAQGYVNGRDPERFIDNPMAVDVTYSKLYRTGDYASVSKGCIYYEGRTDSQIKIRGHRVDLSEVEKNLLTLSGIDKGIVLCYHAGELDQALLGFITVRDDCTFQTGLQIEGALESKLPHYMIPQVVILDSIPLLVNGKIDRQSLLKMYENTNNNDDATIEIEYDYSGVPEHKMAMAKDLFTTVGEVIGRSTRTKISLQSNFYELGGNSLNSVITVTQLCQKGHAISITSFIGAENLEEILDKMYSNQQHIAEHDQSGNTAQEFEFEYKMHFTAQPLADEHKEDAINILTYSFYEKADLERWIKPLIKEQDYRDILEDIWDVLIEKQLSFVIKDASGKSVGVSLNFDAYDEPEPEMVNNLVIIFEFLEYVEKPIREEKLPHGKNQILHSFMMGTCADLSAQENIEAMHFMESEVLKIANRRNFAGILTTNTSPLTQQLGSNVYKYESMLDYQINQWVYADGSRPFGKAPNDQRVIVHWKDIRKQQ, from the exons ACGACATCCACGGTCGAATTAAAACCAACTACAACGTACTGAATTCAACGGCCAACCGGCTGGCAGTAGCAGCCATTGACGAGATCTCCAAACGTGGCAAACCGCAGCCCAACGGTGACGGCGACTACATCATAGCAGTTTGTATGCATCCAACCGATCGTTTAGTGAGCACATTGTTAGCCATCTGGAAAGCTGGTGCCGCGTATCTACCGCTGGATCCAACTTTCCCCCCGAATCGGATCGAACACATTCTGAAGGAATCGCAACCAGCGCTGGTCATCTACGAGGACTATGACAATGTTGCCGTGTTCGGCGATACACCCGCGGTTTGGTATCCTACGCTACGCAAAAAAGCAAGCGATATGAGCAACGGAAACATCCTCCCAGCGCAGATGTTGGGAGCGGGAAACAACGAACTGGCACTGGTACTATATACGTCAGGGAGCACCGGTGTTCCAAAAG GTGTACGGTTGAACCATGCAACCATTCTCAACCGCTTGCAGTGGCAATGGAGCCGTTTTCCCTATTCGGAAACAGAGAAGGTTGGCGTTTTTAAAACAGCTCTGACCTTTGTCGATTCCGTTACGGAAATTTGGGGCCCTCTTCTGAATGGAATGCCCATTGTTGTAGTACCCAAAAAAATCACCAACAATCCGGAGCAGCTGGTCGAGCTGCTGGAAGAGTACAGGATTGAGCGGCTTGTTCTAGTGCCCACGTTGCTGCGATCGTTGCTTTTGTATCTACCCATGCAGAAGAAGAAATTGCTGTATAACCTGCGGATCTGGGTTTGCTCCGGCGAACCGCTGCAAATTTCTTTGGCCAAAGAGTTCTTTAATTACTTCGAAGAAGGAGTTCACCAACTGTGTAACTTCTACGGTTCAACAGAAGTGATGGGCGACGTAACCTACTTTGTTTGCGAGTCTAGAAAGCAGCTCAGCAACTTCGAAAAAGTTCCTATAGGCTACCCTCTGGATAACACTGTGATATATGTACTAGATGGAAAATTGGAGCCAGTCAAACCGGGTGACATTGGGGAATTATTCGTGTCCGGTTTAAATCTGGCACAAGGCTATGTTAACGGTCGCGATCCGGAACGATTCATCGATAATCCGATGGCAGTCGATGTAACCTATTCCAAGCTATACAGAACCGGTGACTATGCATCGGTGAGCAAGGGATGCATCTATTATGAAGGACGAACCGATTCTCAAATAAAGATCCGAGGCCATCGGGTGGATTTGTcggaagttgaaaaaaatctactGACTCTTTCCGGAATCGACAAAGGAATAGTGCTCTGTTACCATGCGGGAGAACTCGACCAGGCCCTGTTGGGATTTATCACGGTTCGAGACGACTGCACGTTTCAGACTGGACTGCAGATCGAGGGTGCACTCGAGAGTAAGCTGCCTCACTATATGATTCCACAGGTTGTGATTCTCGATAGCATTCCACTGCTGGTGAACGGCAAAATCGACAGacaaagtttgctgaagatgtACGAAAATACCAATAATAATG ATGACGCTACAATCGAAATCGAGTATGACTACAGTGGCGTACCGGAGCACAAGATGGCCATGGCCAAGGATTTATTCACCACCGTCGGCGAAGTGATCGGTCGCTCCACACGCACGAAAATCTCGCTGCAGAGCAATTTCTACGAGCTGGGCGGAAACTCGCTGAACTCGGTCATCACCGTGACGCAGCTGTGCCAGAAGGGTCACGCGATCAGCATTACCAGCTTCATCGGGGCGGAAAACCTAGAGGAGATTTTGGATAAGATGTACAGCAACCAGCAGCACATTGCCGAGCACGATCAGAGTGGCAACACAGCGCAGGAATTCGAGTTTGAGTACAAAATGCACTTCACCGCTCAACCGTTGGCCGATGAACACAAAGAAGACGCAATCAA cATCTTAACGTACAGTTTCTATGAAAAGGCCGATCTTGAGCGATGGATTAAACCATTAATTAAGGAGCAAGACTATCGGGATATTTTGGAGGACATATGGGATGTGTTGATTGAAAAACAATTAAGCTTTGTGATAAAGGACGCTAGCGGAAAGTCTGTGGGAGTTTCGTTGAACTTTGACGCTTACGACGAACCAGAACCGGAAATGGTTAACAATCTAGTGATCATATTCGAGTTCCTGGAATATGTAGAAAAACCTATAAG AGAGGAGAAGCTACCACATGGAAAGAACCAAATACTGCACTCGTTCATGATGGGAACGTGTGCCGATCTGAGTGCTCAGGAAAACATTGAGGCTATGCACTTTATGGAGAGTGAGGTTTTGAAGATCGCCAACCGGCGGAACTTTGCGGGAATTTTAACGACCAACACTAGTCCATTGACGCAGCAGCTCGGTTCCAACGTGTACAAGTACGAAAGCATGCTGGACTATCAGATCAACCAGTGGGTGTACGCAGACGGTTCGCGACCTTTCGGTAAGGCACCCAATGATCAGCGAGTAATTGTGCACTGGAAGGACATCCGGAAGCAGCAATGA